ATTAAAGGAAAATACAATCAAGGGATATACATATTCTTCTGTATTTGGCGGTAATACAGCTAACTCGGAATTTGAGTTTATGACGGGAAATACACTTGCATTTTTACCAGATAACTCTGTTCCATATCAGCTTTTTCTTAGAAGTAAGACAGCAGGATTGACACATACATTAAAAAATCAGGGATACAGTCCATGTTATGCGCTGCATCCATTTTATAAGACAGGTTACAGCAGGTATAAAGTATATCCATTAATGGGATTTGATAAATTTTATACGTCTGATAATTTTTCAGTATTTACAGATACGGTAAATTACCATATTACAGATTCGGAAGATTATAAAAAGCTTATTAGCCTTTATGAGAATCGAACCGATAAAGATAAGCCATTTTATTTATTTAATGTAACGATGCAGAATCATGGAAGTTATGATGGAAGCACTTTAGAAACAGGGGATGATGTACAGATTGAAGGTGATCTACAGTCGTATTCTAAAGCAGAGCAGTATCTCAACATGATTAAAATGTCCGATAATGCATTAAAGGAACTCGTTCATTATTTTGAAAAAGTAGATGAGCCGACTGTTATCGTATTTTTTGGAGATCATCAGCCGGATTTAGAAGAAGATTTCTATAATAAACTTTTGCATACAGATATTCAGAAGTTAGAAGGAGAAGAGCTGGAGAAACTTTATAAAGTTCCATTTTTAATTTGGGCGAACTATGATATTAAAGAAGAAAATGTGGAACGTACCAGTAACAACTATCTTTCGACATATCTTGCAGAAGTAGCAGGCATTAAAAAAACAGGTTATCTTGAATATTTAACGAAACTCAGGGAAGAAATTCCGGCAATTAATGCTATCGGATATTGGGATAAAAATGGAAAGTTTTACGGGGTGGATGATAAAAAATCTCCATATTATGAATTGATACATCAGTATAATCTGCTTGAATATAATAATCTCTTTGGGAAAGATGATCAGCAAAAAGAATTTTTTTACATAAAAAATTAGTGTTTTCTATGTTGCAGCTATTTTCGCATTCATGAATTTTGTTTGGTAGAATGATTATGTTTATGATATAATAAGTTAATATGCAGATTATATGGCAGCGGAGCTGCTTATCGCGTACTAATCCATCACAATAGATAGAAGGAGAAAGAATAGAAATGATTATTCGTTTAAAGGATGGTTCTGAAAAAGAATATGCACAGCCGATGTCTGTGCTTGATATTGCAAAAGATATTAGTGAAGGTCTTGCAAGAAATGCATGTGCAGGACAGGTGAACGGGGAGACAGTAGATCTTCGTACTATAGTTTCCGAAGATAGTGATTTAAATATTCTTACATTTAATGACGATGAAGGCAAGCTTGCATTTAGACATACAGCGTCTCATGTACTTGCACAGGCAGTAAAGCGTTTGTATCCAGAGGCAAAGCTTGCAATTGGACCGGCAATCGAAGAAGGTTTTTATTATGATTTTGATATGGCTCCACTTACAAGAGAAGATTTAGATGCCATTGAAAAAGAAATGAAAAAAGTGATTAAAGAGAATCCTCCAATTGAAAGATATGAGCTTCCAAGGGAAGAAGCAATCACTTTCATGAAAGAAAAAGAGGAACCTTATAAAGTAGAACTTATTGAAGATTTACCGGAAGATGCAACGATCAGCTTCTACAAACAGGGAGATTTTACAGACCTTTGTGCTGGTCCTCATTTAATGAGTGTAAAGCCGATTAAAGCATTTAAACTTACAGCTTCTTCAGGAGCTTACTGGAGAGGTAACGAGAATAATAAGATGCTTACACGTATTTATGGTACAGCTTATACAAAGAAAGCAGATTTAGAGGAACGTCTTAAATATTTAGAAGAAATCAAGCTGCGTGATCACAACCGTCTTGGACGTGATATGGAATTGTTTACAACAGTGGATGTTATTGGACAAGGACTGCCACTTCTCCTTCCAAAGGGAGCCAAAATCGTTCAGACATTACAGAGATGGATTGAAGATTTAGAGGATAATGAATGGGGTTATGTAAGAACAAAGACACCATTGATGGCAAAGAGTGATCTTTATAAGATTTCCGGACACTGGGATCATTATAAAGATGGAATGTTTGTACTTGGTGATGAAGAAAATGATAAAGAAGTATTAGCGCTTCGTCCGATGACATGTCCATTCCAGTATTATTGTTACAAGAATACTCAGAAATCTTATAGAGATCTTCCTTATAGAATGAGTGAGACATCTACACTGTTCCGTAATGAAGATTCTGGAGAAATGCATGGATTAACTCGTGTACGTCAGTTTACTATTTCAGAAGGACATTTGATTATTCGTCCAGATCAGACAAATGATGAGTTAAAAGGATGTCTTCACTTGGCACAGCACTGCCTTAGCGTTCTTGGTGTACAGGATGATGTGACATATCGTCTTTCTAAATGGGATCCTAATAATAAAGAAAAATATTTAGGGGATGATGAATACTGGGAAACAACTCAGGATGCAATCCGTAATATTTTAATTGATCAGGGCGTGCCTTTTGTAGAAGCAGAGGGTGAAGCTGCTTTCTACGGACCAAAGATTGATATCCAGGCTAAGAATGTATATGGCAAAGAAGATACGATGATTACGATTCAGCTTGATTGTGCTATCGCAGAGAACTTTGATATGTACTACATTGACCAGAATGGAGATAAACAGCGTCCATATGTTATTCACAGAACATCTATGGGATGTTATGAAAGAACACTTGCATGGCTTATTGAAAAATATGCAGGTAAGTTCCCTACATGGCTCTGTCCAGAGCAGGTACGCGTACTTCCGATTTCCGAGAAGTTTGCCGATTACGCAGAAGAAGTTAATAAAGAACTTAAGAAAAATGGTATCTTAAGTACAGTAGATAATCGTTCTGAAAAGATTGGATACAAGATTCGTGAAGCACGTCTTCAGAAACTTCCATATATGTTAGTAGTAGGTGCACAGGAACAGGAAGCAGGAAAAGTATCTGTAAGAAGCCGTTTCGCAGGAGATGAAGGTCAGAAAGATTTAAAAGACTTTATCGCTGCAATCTGTGAAGAAATTCGTACAAAAGAGATTCGTCAGGAAGTAGAGCAGTAAGAATACTTGTGCTCTGATACAGACGCCTCATAGAAGATAAATAATCCCTATTTGTGACTTTCGTCGCGGCGTGTTGAATGTTCGCTTTAGCGCTCACATTCAACACTTGCTCCCAGGTCACAAATAGGGATTATTTATCTTCTATGAGGCTGTACTGTGATAACTTCATGTGAGCTAGTATTCTTACTCTAATTTTGCTTCAGTAGGCAAAGCCAGCATCCAAAGAAAGTCGCTATCCTATGGGTGCGTTTGGTTGGATGTATCCGCTGTGACTATAGTAACGGTGAATTGGAATTTATCAGGAAAATCTGAGCTAGAAAGCTTGTTGAATTGATAAAAAAATAACAATTTAACAAGCCGTATATGTGGTGTAAATGATAAAAATACAGAAAAAGTACAATATCTAGTACTTTTTGAGAAAAAGAAAAAATATTCAAAAAATGCTTGACGTGAGTATAGTGTTATGATATTATAATATGCGTTGCACATGAGAAACACATTTTTGAAAGAAAAATGATAAAAATCTTAAAAGAAAGTTGAAAAACTTCTTGACAGATTGAATAACATGTGATAACATATAAAAGTTCGCATCGCAAAGAACAAAAATCTTCAAAAAGAAGATGAAAAAGTTTTTAAAAAAGTTCTTGACAAACAGAAAGTGATGTGATAAAATATAAAAGCTTTCGCAAGGAAGTAAACCTTGATAACTGAATAACAAAACAACCTTGAACGTTAATTCAAATTTCATTCGGGTTTTCCTGAGAGTGATGTCTGCAGGAAAGTCCATGGAACAGAACGAAAGTTCAAAACCTAAATAAACAGTAAAGACAGGAAAAGAACCAGTGGTTCTGGACCTTGATCTGACATCTTAAACATTTTATTTGAGAGTTTGATCCTGGCTCAGGATGAACGCTGGCGGCGTGCCTAACACATGCAAGTCGAACGAAGCACCTTTTAAGATTCTTCGGATGATTGATTGGTGACTGAGTGGCGGACGGGTGAGTAACGCGTGGGTAACCTGCCCTGTACAGGGGGATAACAGTTGGAAACGGCTGCTAATACCGCATAAGCGCACGAGAGGACATCCTCTTGTGTGAAAAACTCCGGTGGTACAGGATGGGCCCGCGTCTGATTAGCTGGTTGGCAGGGTAACGGCCTACCAAGGCGACGATCAGTAGCCGGTCTGAGAGGATGAACGGCCACATTGGAACTGAGACACGGTCCAAACTCCTACGGGAGGCAGCAGTGGGGAATATTGCACAATGGGGGAAACCCTGATGCAGCAACGCCGCGTGAGTGAAGAAGTATTTCGGTATGTAAAGCTCTATCAGCAGGGAAGATAATGACGGTACCTGACTAAGAAGCTCCGGCTAAATACGTGCCAGCAGCCGCGGTAATACGTATGGAGCAAGCGTTATCCGGATTTACTGGGTGTAAAGGGTGCGTAGGTGGCAGTGCAAGTCAGATGTGAAAGGCCGGGGCTCAACCCCGGAGCTGCATTTGAAACTGCATAGCTAGAGTACAGGAGAGGCAGGCGGAATTCCTAGTGTAGCGGTGAAATGCGTAGATATTAGGAGGAACACCAGTGGCGAAGGCGGCCTGCTGGACTGTTACTGACACTGAGGCACGAAAGCGTGGGGAGCAAACAGGATTAGATACCCTGGTAGTCCACGCCGTAAACGATGAATACTAGGTGTCGGGGCCGTATAGGCTTCGGTGCCGTCGCAAACGCAGTAAGTATTCCACCTGGGGAGTACGTTCGCAAGAATGAAACTCAAAGGAATTGACGGGGACCCGCACAAGCGGTGGAGCATGTGGTTTAATTCGAAGCAACGCGAAGAACCTTACCAGGTCTTGACATCCTTCTGACCACTCCGTAATGGGAGTTTTCCTTCGGGACAGAAGAGACAGGTGGTGCATGGTTGTCGTCAGCTCGTGTCGTGAGATGTTGGGTTAAGTCCCGCAACGAGCGCAACCCCTATCTTCAGTAGCCAGCAGGTAAGGCTGGGCACTCTGGAGAGACTGCCAGGGATAACCTGGAGGAAGGTGGGGACGACGTCAAATCATCATGCCCCTTATGATCTGGGCGACACACGTGCTACAATGGCGGTCACAAAGTGAGGCAAACCCGCGAGGGGGAGCAAACCACAAAAAGGCCGTCCCAGTTCGGACTGTAGTCTGCAACCCGACTACACGAAGCTGGAATCGCTAGTAATCGCGAATCAGAATGTCGCGGTGAATACGTTCCCGGGTCTTGTACACACCGCCCGTCACACCATGGGAGTCGGAAATGCCCGAAGCCAGTGACCCAACCTTTATGGAGGGAGCTGTCGAAGGTGGAGCCGGTAACTGGGGTGAAGTCGTAACAAGGTAGCCGTATCGGAAGGTGCGGCTGGATCACCTCCTTTCTAAGGAAGACAAGTAGAGAGTTGTTTTGTTATTCAGTTACCAAGTGAAAACTTGATAACGCCCTTCCGGGTGGCGATGCGCTCAGGGGACACACCCGTTCCCATCCCGAACACGATGGTTAAGACCTGAGCGGCCGATGGTACTATGCTGGAGACGGCATGGGAGAGCAGGTGGCTGCCCGGTTCCTTAAAAAAGTTTTTATAGCTTTTGTGGGAACCAAGCAGGTGTGGCAATACGGAAGTGGAAGATGTACCTTGAAAACTGCACACAGAGAAGTTTTTCTTTAAAAGAAAAGCGACATCAGATTTCTATGATAAGAAAGAATTGAGACTAAATATATCAATTCTCCCAATAGCAAGTCGAAAGACGAAACATGAGTTTTAACTCATACGCCGAATGTTCTCTACGCTAGGAAGAACAGGAGGCAGCCATTTCTTAGGAAATGGACATACAAAGGTCAAGCGAAGAAGGGCGCAGGGCGGATGCCTTGGCACTGAGAGCCGATGAAAGACGTGATAAGCTGCGATAAGCTTCGGGGAGGAGCAAATATCCTTTGATCCGGAGATCTCTGAATGGGGAAACCCGGCTGTATGGACTACAGTCATCCATAAGTGAATCCATAGCTTATGGAAGGGAACCCGGGGAACTGAAACATCTAAGTACCCGGAGGAAGAGAAAGAAACATCGATTCCGTAAGTAGCGGCGAGCGAACGCGGAAGAGCCCAAACCGTGATGCGTGCATCGCGGGGTTCGGACTGCAGAAGGGATTCAGTAATGACAGGAGAACGGCTTTGGAACAGCCGGCCAGAGAGGGTGAGAGCCCCGTATCCAAAGTCAGAGCTGACCTGGCAGGATCCAGAGTACCACGGGACACGGGAAACCCTGTGGGAATGAGCGGAGACCACTCCGTAAGGCTAAATACTACTCAGTGACCGATAGCGTATAGTACTGTGAAGGAAAGGTGAAAAGAACCCCGGGAGGGGAGTGAAAGAGAACCTGAAACCCTGTGTCTACAAGCTGTGGAAGTGCTTCTTATGCACGACCGCGTACTTTTTGTAGAACGGTCCGGCGAGCTGCGGGTACTGGCAAGGTTAAGTACTTAAGGTACGGAGCCGTAGGGAAACCAAGTCTTAAGAGGGCGAATTAGTCAGTACGTGCAGGCCCGAAACCGGGTGACCTATCCATGTCCAGGTTGAAGCCGCCGTAAAAGGCGATGGAGGACCGAACCCACATCCGTTGAAAAGGGTGGGGATGAGGTGTGGATAGCGGAGAAATTCCAATCGAACCCGGAGATAGCTGGTTCTCCTCGAAATAGCTTTAGGGCTAGCCTCATACAAGTCTGCCGGAGGTAGAGCACTGAATTTCCGCGGGGGCGTCAAAGCCTACCAAAGAATATCAAACTCCGAATGCCGGACAGATGGTGTATGGGAGTCAGACTGTACGAGATAAGTTGGACAGTCAAAAGGGAAAGAGCCCAGACCGCCGGCTAAGGTCCCAAAGTGGGTGTTAAGTGGAAAAGGATGTGGGATCTCTAAGACAACCAGGATGTTGGCTCAGAAGCAGCCATTCATTAAAAGAGTGCGTAACAGCTCACTGGTCGAGAGGTCCTGCGCCGAAAATGTCCGGGGCTGAAACACCACACCGAAGCCGCGGAACTCGTAAGAGTTGGTAGAGGAGCATTCTTAGGGGAGTGAAGCATTACCGGAAGGGGATGTGGACTGCTAAGAAGAGAGAATGCCGGAATGAGTAGCGAGAGCAAGGTGAGAATCCTTGCGGCCGAATATCCAAGGTTTCCAGAGTAAAGCTGATCTGCTCTGGGTAAGTCGGGGCCTAAGGAGAGGCAGAGATGCGTATCCGATGGACAGCAGGTAAAAGATTCCTGCACCCCTTGTTATCAGAACTGCGGGGACACGGGAAGGGAAGCAGAGCCGGGAATGGAAAGCCCGGTGCAAGCGAAGTAGTCGCAGGATTGGAAAATCCGTCCTGCATGAGACGAAGGCGTGATGCGGAGCGAAACAAAGTAGCGAAGCTGCGGCCCCTTCCTGTCGAGAAAAGCCGCTATCGTGTAGCAAGGGCCCGTACCGTAAACCGACACAGGTGGATGAGGAGAGGATCCTAAGGCCGGCGGGAGAAGTGTTGTTAAGGAACTCGGCAAAATGACTCCGTAACTTCGGGAGAAGGAGTGCTGCGCAAGCAGCCGCAGAGAAATGGCCCAAGCAACTGTTTAGCAAAAACACAGGTCTATGCGAAACCGAAAGGTGAGGTATATGGGCTGACGCCTGCCCGGTGCTGGAAGGTTAAGGGGAGAGCTTAGCGCAAGCGAAGGTTTGAACTTAAGCCCCAGTAAACGGCGGCCGTAACTATAACGGTCCTAAGGTAGCGAAATTCCTTGTCGGGTAAGTTCCGACCCGCACGAAAGGCGTAATGATTTGGGCACTGTCTCAACAACACACCCGGTGAAATTGAAATACCAGTGAAGATGCTGGTTACCCGCGCCAGGACGGAAAGACCCCATGGAGCTTTACTCCAGCCTGATACTGGGATTCGGTATTGCATGTACAGGATAGGTGGGAGGCTAAGAACTTATGGCGCCAGCCGTAAGGGAGCCGATGTTGGGATACCACCCCTGCAGTACTGGGTTTCTAACCTGCGCCCGTCACCCGGGCGGGGGACAATGTCAGGCGGGGAGTTTGACTGGGGCGGTCGCCTCCGAAAGGGTATCGGAGGCGCTCAAAGGTCTCCTCAGGATGGTTGGAAACCATCCACAGAGTGCAAAGGCAGAAGGAGGCTTGACTGCGACACCGACGGGTGGAGCAGGTACGAAAGTAGGACTTAGTGATCCGGTGGCATAACGTGGGATTGCCATCGCTCAACGGATAAAAGCTACCCTGGGGATAACAGGCTTATCACTCCCAAGAGTTCACATCGACGGAGTGGTTTGGCACCTCGATGTCGGCTCATCGCATCCTGGAGCTGGAGCAGGTTCCAAGGGTTGGGCTGTTCGCCCATTAAAGCGGTACGCGAGCTGGGTTCAGAACGT
This Anaerobutyricum hallii DNA region includes the following protein-coding sequences:
- the thrS gene encoding threonine--tRNA ligase; translated protein: MIIRLKDGSEKEYAQPMSVLDIAKDISEGLARNACAGQVNGETVDLRTIVSEDSDLNILTFNDDEGKLAFRHTASHVLAQAVKRLYPEAKLAIGPAIEEGFYYDFDMAPLTREDLDAIEKEMKKVIKENPPIERYELPREEAITFMKEKEEPYKVELIEDLPEDATISFYKQGDFTDLCAGPHLMSVKPIKAFKLTASSGAYWRGNENNKMLTRIYGTAYTKKADLEERLKYLEEIKLRDHNRLGRDMELFTTVDVIGQGLPLLLPKGAKIVQTLQRWIEDLEDNEWGYVRTKTPLMAKSDLYKISGHWDHYKDGMFVLGDEENDKEVLALRPMTCPFQYYCYKNTQKSYRDLPYRMSETSTLFRNEDSGEMHGLTRVRQFTISEGHLIIRPDQTNDELKGCLHLAQHCLSVLGVQDDVTYRLSKWDPNNKEKYLGDDEYWETTQDAIRNILIDQGVPFVEAEGEAAFYGPKIDIQAKNVYGKEDTMITIQLDCAIAENFDMYYIDQNGDKQRPYVIHRTSMGCYERTLAWLIEKYAGKFPTWLCPEQVRVLPISEKFADYAEEVNKELKKNGILSTVDNRSEKIGYKIREARLQKLPYMLVVGAQEQEAGKVSVRSRFAGDEGQKDLKDFIAAICEEIRTKEIRQEVEQ